The stretch of DNA ACACTGTTTTTTATCCCCTCGATCGTGCCGACGGTGGCGACCTCGATCCTTTGGCTATGGTTGCTGAATCCCACGCGCGGACTGGTGAACCGTCTGCTTGCGCCGACCGGATGGGCGCCCACTTGGCTGAATAACGCGGCCGAAGCGTTTAGCCCGGCCCAGTTGTGGGCGGGGACGGCGGGTCTCGGCTCGAAGGATGCGTTGGCGTTGATGACGCTGTGGGGTGTGGGAAACTTCATGATCATCTATCTGGCCGCCCTGGGCAATATTCCACGCGAGTTGTACGAGGCGGCCCAATTGGACGGGGCGGGCCGTGTGCGGCAATTTACGGCGGTGACGCTCCCGCATTTAACGCCGGTGATCTTTTTTAACGTCGTGATGGGGCTGGTAGCGGCCGTACAGTACTTCACGCAGGCCTATGTGGTCAGCGGCGGGAGCGGCGGCCCGGAAGGCTCAACACGCGTGCTCTCGCTACACATCTTCCTGTGGGGCTTTAAGTACCTCGACGCGGGTTACGCCAGTGCGGCGGCCTGGGTGCTGTTCGTGCTCGTGGCGGCTGTGACGTTACTGCTGTTCCGCTCCGCACGCCGGTGGGTGCACTATTAGGCTGCTGGTTCTGCTCAGTGACTGTACCGCTCCATCCTCGGGGGCATCCCTCGAG from Symmachiella dynata encodes:
- a CDS encoding carbohydrate ABC transporter permease, translated to MTNSSRQTRAGLLFVAPWLVGLLLLTIYPFLQSLYWSFCRYDLLNDPQWIGVENYRRLAAEIERGDEFGQALWNTVYYAALAVPGSVLLGVGLAVALNLRVRGQAVYRTLFFIPSIVPTVATSILWLWLLNPTRGLVNRLLAPTGWAPTWLNNAAEAFSPAQLWAGTAGLGSKDALALMTLWGVGNFMIIYLAALGNIPRELYEAAQLDGAGRVRQFTAVTLPHLTPVIFFNVVMGLVAAVQYFTQAYVVSGGSGGPEGSTRVLSLHIFLWGFKYLDAGYASAAAWVLFVLVAAVTLLLFRSARRWVHY